The proteins below are encoded in one region of Sminthopsis crassicaudata isolate SCR6 chromosome 1, ASM4859323v1, whole genome shotgun sequence:
- the LOC141550112 gene encoding GTP-binding protein Di-Ras2-like, whose amino-acid sequence MRSLALRFTLVSHLFVQVCPSQDPSSSDPMALNPTKPKSSVRLVFFGAAGVGKTALIQRFLADTFESQHKRTVEELHCLEYELDAQQVRVEIMDTSGSYSFPAMRQLGIRRGDAFALVYSLQEPESFQEVRRLRAEILETKGEAPSPPPIVVVGNKSDLAPGGSFPDAVIAAVELEWGGIYLEASAKRGENVLSLFQELLQLVHLPCHLSRLSPALRRRRQTFPVAAPDGAVGTGSTSRAVMRKRHSCAVS is encoded by the coding sequence atgagaTCCCTAGCTCTGAGATTCACTCTGGTGTCGCATCTATTCGTGCAGGTCTGTCCTTCACAGGATCCCTCAAGCTCCGACCCCATGGCCCTGAACCCAACCAAACCCAAGTCCAGCGTGCGCCTGGTTTTCTTTGGCGCGGCTGGCGTGGGCAAGACCGCGCTGATCCAGCGCTTCCTGGCTGACACATTTGAGTCCCAGCACAAGCGCACGGTGGAGGAGCTGCACTGCCTGGAGTATGAACTGGACGCGCAGCAGGTGCGCGTGGAGATCATGGACACGAGCGGCAGCTATTCGTTCCCGGCTATGAGGCAGCTGGGGATCCGCCGTGGGGACGCCTTTGCCCTAGTCTACTCGCTTCAGGAACCGGAGTCCTTCCAGGAGGTGCGGCGGCTGCGCGCCGAGATCCTGGAGACCAAGGGGGAAGCGCCCAGCCCGCCGCCCATCGTGGTGGTGGGCAACAAAAGCGACCTGGCGCCGGGTGGGAGCTTCCCCGACGCCGTGATCGCCGCCGTGGAGCTCGAGTGGGGCGGCATCTACCTCGAGGCGTCCGCCAAGCGAGGAGAGAACGTGCTGAGCCTGTTCCAGGAGCTCCTGCAGCTCGTGCACCTGCCCTGCCACCTGAGCCGCCTCAGCCCAGCGCTTCGCCGGCGCCGCCAGACTTTCCCAGTAGCAGCTCCCGATGGGGCGGTGGGGACGGGCTCCACGTCCCGAGCCGTGATGCGCAAGCGCCACAGCTGCGCCGTGTCTTAG